Proteins from a single region of Chryseomicrobium sp. FSL W7-1435:
- a CDS encoding adenosylcobinamide amidohydrolase, with translation MLRVEHMTGGYSHPVVKDVSFTVKPGQILGILGPNGSGKSTLLKLVSGLLTASAGEVYIDDRAMSNYKSKELARKMAVLPQLPPQSFGMTVKEAVSLGRYPHQQGLFSSWKTEDEEAVMQAMQITQVIPFAQQEITTLSGGEQQRVFVAQALAQQADLLLLDEPTNHLDIAHQKQLLDTLKSHVQTHQTAVVSVFHDINLASLYCDHLLLLEKGRVSAYGEPHEVVEKATLESVYETRLDVAAHPVEPKPQMTLLPHDTKDTIFHVTAKDISVLDDAVVLHNERPMRVVSSAVLNPGFGWYRTIVNRQVSPTYNVNNVEEEVKQFARERSWIPTETVMQLTAVNVKGAVIQEYTASFGSIVILVTAGIGNALDVSRAHEVQSLPAIGTINTWILVNGNLSDEAFIEAMMTATEAKTKALAEEQVLDKRTQTLATGTPTDSLVVAATQQGADLPYGGPVTELGKLIGKGVVECTRQAIRYYRQSQGED, from the coding sequence ATGTTACGAGTCGAACACATGACAGGAGGCTATTCGCACCCGGTTGTAAAGGATGTATCGTTTACAGTTAAACCAGGACAGATTTTAGGGATTCTTGGACCGAATGGGAGCGGTAAATCAACGCTGTTAAAATTGGTCAGTGGCCTTTTAACTGCTTCCGCTGGGGAAGTCTATATTGATGACAGGGCCATGAGTAACTATAAATCTAAAGAATTAGCTCGCAAGATGGCCGTACTTCCACAATTACCTCCGCAAAGCTTTGGCATGACTGTGAAAGAAGCTGTTTCGTTAGGACGTTATCCGCATCAACAAGGCTTGTTTTCAAGTTGGAAAACAGAGGATGAAGAAGCGGTTATGCAAGCCATGCAAATTACGCAAGTCATCCCGTTTGCACAACAAGAAATCACCACACTTTCTGGTGGGGAACAGCAGCGCGTGTTTGTTGCACAAGCCCTAGCGCAACAAGCCGACTTATTGCTTCTTGATGAGCCGACGAATCATCTAGATATTGCGCATCAAAAGCAGTTATTGGATACATTAAAAAGTCATGTGCAGACGCATCAGACAGCTGTCGTCAGTGTCTTTCATGATATCAACTTAGCTTCCCTTTATTGCGACCATCTGCTCCTACTAGAAAAAGGGCGTGTTTCTGCCTACGGAGAACCTCATGAAGTCGTGGAAAAAGCGACTCTTGAAAGTGTTTATGAGACGCGGCTTGATGTGGCGGCGCACCCAGTCGAACCAAAGCCCCAAATGACCCTCTTGCCACATGACACAAAGGATACGATTTTCCATGTCACAGCGAAAGACATCTCAGTGCTAGACGATGCTGTAGTGCTACATAATGAACGACCAATGCGCGTCGTCTCATCGGCTGTTCTCAATCCAGGATTCGGATGGTACCGGACCATTGTTAACCGACAAGTCTCCCCAACCTACAACGTCAACAATGTTGAGGAGGAGGTAAAGCAATTCGCTCGAGAACGAAGTTGGATTCCTACGGAAACTGTTATGCAATTAACGGCCGTTAATGTAAAAGGTGCAGTGATTCAGGAGTACACCGCCTCCTTTGGCAGTATCGTTATCCTGGTCACGGCAGGTATCGGGAACGCACTTGACGTGTCACGGGCACATGAAGTGCAGTCTCTACCAGCGATTGGTACAATCAATACATGGATCCTCGTCAATGGGAATTTGTCGGACGAAGCCTTTATTGAAGCCATGATGACAGCGACTGAAGCCAAAACAAAAGCACTTGCAGAAGAACAAGTTCTCGACAAGCGTACACAGACGCTTGCAACAGGAACGCCAACAGACAGTCTAGTCGTTGCTGCCACCCAGCAAGGAGCGGATCTTCCCTACGGAGGACCTGTAACTGAGCTCGGAAAATTGATTGGAAAAGGTGTCGTTGAATGTACACGCCAAGCGATTCGCTACTACAGACAGTCACAAGGGGAGGACTAA
- the argS gene encoding arginine--tRNA ligase has product MNAVEQLQQSIKDTLLKAVEATGLAGEHTVDIHLEAPRDKANGDFATNVAMQLTKIAKQNPRAIAEQILEKLETEGTSIESVEIAGPGFLNIRTKKDYLQQVVNMAFTAGSAFGRSDTGAGEKVQVEFVSANPTGDLHLGHARGASVGDSLCNVLDFAGYDVSREYYINDAGNQIHNLALSLEARYFQALGQERDMPEDGYHGQDIQDMAAQLASTDGDKYANLTDEERFEFFRSYGLQKELEKLQTDLADFRVHFDVWFSETSLYQNGKIDVALDKLRANGHIYEEDGATWFRSTTFGDDKDRVLIKQGGSYTYLTPDLAYHEDKINRGFEKLINIWGADHHGYIPRMKAAIQALGYDRDTLEVSVIQMVQLYKDGEKMKMSKRTGKAVTMRELVEEVGLDAVRYFFGMRSGDAHMDFDLDLAVSQSNENPVYYAQYAHARICSILRSAEEQSLPASVENLHLLSDEKEVDLMKKIGDFPQVVADAAKLRSPHRVATYIQDLAAQFHSFYNANKVLDLEAKELSAARLALISAARQTIKNALKLLGVSAPEKM; this is encoded by the coding sequence ATGAACGCTGTAGAACAACTTCAACAATCCATTAAAGACACTTTGCTTAAAGCTGTCGAAGCAACAGGTTTAGCAGGAGAGCACACTGTCGATATCCACCTAGAAGCGCCACGTGACAAAGCAAATGGTGATTTTGCCACGAACGTTGCCATGCAATTGACGAAAATCGCAAAACAAAATCCACGTGCTATTGCTGAACAAATCCTCGAAAAATTAGAAACAGAAGGTACATCAATCGAGTCTGTAGAGATTGCAGGTCCTGGTTTCTTGAACATCCGCACAAAAAAAGACTACTTACAGCAAGTCGTGAACATGGCATTCACAGCAGGCTCTGCTTTCGGACGTTCTGATACGGGCGCAGGTGAAAAAGTGCAAGTCGAGTTCGTTTCGGCAAACCCAACTGGAGATTTACACTTAGGCCACGCACGCGGAGCTTCTGTTGGAGATTCTCTGTGCAATGTGTTAGATTTTGCAGGCTACGATGTCAGCCGTGAATATTACATCAATGACGCCGGGAACCAAATTCATAACCTAGCACTATCACTTGAAGCACGCTACTTCCAAGCGCTAGGACAAGAACGTGACATGCCAGAAGACGGGTATCACGGTCAAGACATTCAAGATATGGCAGCACAACTTGCCTCAACCGATGGCGATAAGTACGCCAACCTTACTGACGAAGAACGTTTCGAATTCTTCCGAAGCTATGGACTACAAAAAGAACTTGAAAAATTACAGACAGACCTTGCTGATTTCCGCGTACATTTTGACGTGTGGTTCTCAGAAACTTCTCTTTATCAAAATGGGAAGATTGATGTGGCACTGGATAAACTGCGTGCAAACGGCCATATCTATGAAGAAGATGGAGCAACTTGGTTCCGCTCAACAACGTTTGGCGATGACAAAGACCGCGTGCTGATTAAGCAAGGCGGCAGTTACACGTATTTAACGCCAGACCTTGCGTACCACGAAGACAAGATCAATCGTGGTTTTGAAAAACTCATCAACATTTGGGGAGCTGACCACCATGGTTATATTCCACGTATGAAAGCAGCGATTCAAGCACTGGGCTATGATCGCGACACGCTTGAAGTCAGCGTCATCCAAATGGTTCAGCTGTATAAAGACGGCGAGAAGATGAAGATGAGCAAACGTACGGGGAAAGCCGTAACGATGCGTGAATTAGTAGAAGAAGTGGGTCTAGACGCTGTACGTTATTTCTTCGGTATGCGTTCAGGCGATGCTCATATGGACTTTGACCTGGACTTAGCTGTTTCGCAGTCCAACGAAAACCCAGTGTACTATGCACAATATGCGCATGCCCGCATTTGCTCGATTTTGCGTTCTGCGGAAGAGCAGTCTCTACCGGCTTCAGTTGAAAACTTACATCTACTGAGCGATGAAAAAGAAGTAGATTTAATGAAAAAGATTGGTGACTTCCCACAAGTCGTGGCAGACGCTGCAAAACTACGTTCTCCACACCGTGTGGCAACATACATCCAAGATTTAGCTGCTCAGTTCCACAGTTTCTACAATGCTAACAAAGTATTGGACTTAGAAGCGAAAGAATTGTCGGCGGCACGCCTAGCCTTGATTTCGGCAGCGCGTCAGACGATTAAAAATGCCCTGAAATTATTAGGGGTTTCCGCGCCAGAAAAAATGTAG
- a CDS encoding iron ABC transporter permease, which yields MTKRPFGWIVSVLLLLASIWLGISIGAVSIPLDTLWGGSEDATATTIVWNIRMPRVFLAALVGAALAVAGAAFQALLKNPLADPYTLGVSSGASVGAVATIFFGLSLPVIGMYTLPLLSMVGAITTLVLVISFARMIDRSLRMETIILTGIIASSFFGAMISLMIALTGEELRQIIGWLLGSVALRTWTHVQMIVPFVAIAGIWLLVRVRDLNALQLGEDRAHHLGVNVSRVKKEVLIAGSMLTGAAVAVSGTIGFVGLVVPHMVRQLFGADNRHVLPLSMINGATLLILCDLVARTIIEPTELPIGVMTAFIGAPVFAWIFFRQRRKGVK from the coding sequence ATGACTAAACGCCCATTCGGGTGGATTGTATCCGTTTTGCTGTTACTCGCCTCTATCTGGCTAGGTATCTCAATTGGTGCCGTCAGTATTCCGTTAGATACGCTGTGGGGAGGGAGTGAGGATGCAACTGCCACCACCATCGTCTGGAACATTCGTATGCCTCGCGTCTTCTTAGCAGCGCTTGTAGGTGCAGCTCTAGCAGTTGCAGGTGCAGCATTTCAAGCTTTACTCAAGAACCCTCTTGCAGATCCCTACACACTGGGGGTCTCGTCGGGAGCGTCAGTCGGAGCTGTGGCGACCATCTTCTTTGGCCTTTCTTTACCGGTCATTGGGATGTACACATTGCCTCTACTTAGCATGGTGGGGGCCATTACGACGCTAGTACTTGTTATCTCATTCGCACGCATGATTGATCGCTCACTTCGCATGGAAACCATTATTCTAACAGGGATTATTGCAAGTTCGTTTTTCGGCGCCATGATATCTTTGATGATTGCCCTGACAGGGGAAGAACTGCGTCAGATTATCGGTTGGTTACTGGGGAGTGTGGCGCTTCGGACGTGGACCCATGTTCAAATGATTGTGCCATTTGTCGCCATTGCAGGCATATGGTTACTCGTTCGAGTACGTGATTTAAATGCCTTACAATTAGGCGAAGACCGCGCACATCACTTGGGTGTCAACGTGTCACGGGTAAAAAAGGAAGTGTTGATCGCAGGCTCGATGCTGACTGGTGCAGCAGTAGCTGTTTCTGGAACGATTGGTTTTGTCGGACTTGTTGTGCCCCACATGGTACGTCAGTTGTTTGGCGCTGACAACCGTCACGTCTTGCCACTTAGCATGATCAATGGTGCGACTCTGCTCATTTTATGTGACCTTGTCGCCCGCACAATCATTGAGCCAACAGAGTTGCCGATTGGGGTCATGACAGCATTCATCGGGGCACCTGTCTTTGCGTGGATTTTCTTCCGTCAACGTCGAAAGGGTGTGAAGTAG
- a CDS encoding ABC transporter substrate-binding protein — translation MKKWMGSLLAATLVLTACTEQQETAPQETAPQESQQQAETEEVAFPLTVTDAVGNEVTLEEAPDAIISMIPSNTEILFALGFEEEVVGVTDYDNYPEAAATKEKIGAFEFNIEKMTALQPDLILAHESSWSTAEAGLQPLQDAGVPIFVVGNAMSFDETYETIEAIGEVTGASEQATTIVEDMQAQVDAIATKLEDVEQQKTVFIESSGDPEIYTAGQGTLMQELLDRINAENVVADQEGWLMMNSEEIVSRNPDVILLTYNYIENAVDAVKTRPGFDQITAVQQDAVIQVNEDITTRPGPRLALALEELAKAVYPEVMND, via the coding sequence ATGAAAAAATGGATGGGTTCACTTTTAGCAGCAACATTGGTACTAACAGCCTGCACTGAGCAGCAAGAAACAGCACCACAAGAAACGGCACCACAAGAATCACAACAACAAGCTGAGACAGAAGAAGTCGCGTTTCCATTGACTGTCACAGACGCAGTCGGCAATGAAGTGACACTCGAAGAGGCGCCAGATGCTATTATCTCGATGATTCCAAGTAATACAGAAATCCTCTTTGCATTAGGATTTGAAGAAGAAGTTGTGGGAGTTACAGATTATGACAACTACCCAGAAGCGGCAGCTACGAAAGAAAAAATCGGTGCGTTCGAATTTAATATTGAAAAGATGACAGCACTGCAACCAGATTTGATCTTAGCTCATGAATCTAGCTGGTCAACAGCAGAAGCTGGGCTGCAGCCTTTGCAAGATGCAGGTGTGCCAATCTTTGTCGTAGGCAATGCGATGAGTTTTGACGAGACGTATGAAACGATTGAAGCTATTGGAGAAGTCACAGGTGCTTCAGAACAAGCGACGACAATTGTAGAAGACATGCAAGCACAAGTCGATGCAATCGCAACAAAACTTGAAGATGTTGAACAGCAAAAAACCGTGTTCATCGAATCATCAGGTGATCCGGAAATCTATACAGCTGGCCAAGGAACACTTATGCAAGAACTATTGGACCGAATCAACGCTGAAAACGTTGTCGCAGATCAAGAAGGCTGGCTGATGATGAACTCAGAAGAAATCGTGTCACGCAATCCTGATGTCATTTTATTAACATATAACTATATTGAAAACGCGGTGGACGCTGTGAAAACACGTCCAGGCTTTGACCAAATCACAGCAGTTCAGCAAGATGCTGTCATCCAAGTCAATGAAGACATCACGACTCGTCCGGGACCCCGTCTTGCGCTTGCTTTAGAAGAGCTTGCAAAAGCTGTTTATCCGGAAGTTATGAATGACTAA
- a CDS encoding diguanylate cyclase: MVLDLFVNFCILFTFALVMFWFTRLQKQSKVPLLLKRPGYSIGVLAGIFGIVLMLKSIHVGPTIIIDGRMALLALSGLFGGPIAPVISGIMMGSARIVLNDVTLHSIVAGANTMLVGIVIGIIALRIPITFKNAWKYFAYTTIQTMIVIGYLSAMGEFVAGRGLVFAVYSILSFLVVYVILKKMNDLSQEIDRMEHFSETDYLTGLANNRKFQELFTTWTESKPTFYLAVLDIDYFKRINDAYGHPIGDVVLIELARRLERTSEEFGGKVARIGGEEFAVLIPVATAREAKAYAEKLRQAIEALPFITDDRTAIPVTISAGVANYPQDAKIMAELYTKADNELYKAKEQGRNRVSIAQLKENPVY, from the coding sequence ATGGTACTAGATTTATTTGTGAACTTTTGCATTCTCTTTACTTTCGCATTGGTCATGTTCTGGTTCACACGCCTGCAAAAACAATCAAAAGTGCCTCTGCTTCTGAAACGCCCAGGGTATTCTATCGGTGTCCTAGCTGGGATATTTGGAATCGTCCTAATGTTAAAGTCCATTCATGTCGGGCCTACCATCATTATTGATGGACGCATGGCGCTTCTAGCGTTATCGGGTTTATTTGGAGGCCCGATAGCCCCCGTGATTTCAGGAATCATGATGGGTTCTGCTCGAATCGTGCTTAATGACGTGACGCTTCACTCCATCGTCGCGGGTGCCAATACGATGCTTGTTGGCATCGTCATCGGGATCATTGCCTTACGCATTCCAATCACCTTTAAGAATGCATGGAAGTACTTTGCGTATACGACTATTCAAACGATGATTGTCATCGGCTATTTATCAGCCATGGGGGAATTTGTAGCAGGACGCGGCTTGGTATTTGCGGTGTACTCGATTTTATCGTTCCTGGTTGTGTATGTCATTCTGAAGAAAATGAATGATCTGTCGCAGGAAATCGACAGGATGGAGCACTTCTCAGAAACCGACTACTTAACAGGTCTGGCCAACAACCGGAAGTTTCAGGAGCTCTTCACAACATGGACAGAGTCAAAGCCTACATTTTATTTAGCTGTTTTAGATATCGATTACTTTAAACGCATTAATGATGCTTACGGCCATCCTATCGGAGACGTCGTGTTGATTGAACTGGCCCGGCGCTTGGAACGCACGAGTGAAGAGTTCGGTGGAAAAGTCGCACGCATCGGTGGGGAAGAATTTGCGGTGTTGATACCTGTTGCTACAGCAAGAGAAGCGAAAGCTTATGCAGAAAAACTACGTCAAGCGATTGAAGCGTTGCCGTTTATCACGGACGACCGGACGGCCATTCCAGTGACCATTAGTGCAGGAGTCGCAAACTATCCACAAGACGCAAAAATTATGGCGGAACTTTATACAAAAGCCGATAACGAGCTCTATAAAGCAAAAGAACAGGGCAGAAATCGAGTGTCCATTGCGCAACTAAAGGAAAATCCCGTATACTAA
- a CDS encoding DUF1934 domain-containing protein: MTEQAGVPIQLKIMSTFKHPGSKMTQEYQRANGSMYFKDQKRFLRFEERTEEVTQTLVKFEGSGGYIRRRGIADMRIEFELGQKTKGHYTMHGHTMPLEVYTSRIIHTLGHDRIEYSLFQDDQKMGDYTIDYHYTEVTE; the protein is encoded by the coding sequence ATGACCGAACAGGCAGGAGTTCCGATTCAGCTGAAGATTATGTCAACCTTCAAACATCCCGGCAGTAAAATGACCCAGGAATACCAACGTGCTAACGGCTCTATGTACTTTAAAGACCAAAAGAGATTTCTGCGCTTTGAAGAACGGACTGAAGAAGTCACCCAGACGCTCGTAAAATTTGAAGGGTCAGGAGGCTATATTCGGCGACGCGGTATTGCCGATATGCGAATTGAATTCGAACTAGGGCAAAAGACAAAAGGACACTACACGATGCATGGCCACACGATGCCACTCGAAGTGTATACCAGTAGAATCATCCATACACTGGGGCATGATCGCATCGAATATTCTTTATTCCAAGACGACCAAAAAATGGGCGATTACACAATCGACTATCACTATACGGAGGTAACTGAATGA
- the speB gene encoding agmatinase — protein sequence MRFDEAYSGNVFIKSKQDYKSAQAVIYGMPMDWTVSYRPGSRFGPQRIREVSIGLEEYSPYLDRDLDEVNYFDAGDIPLPFGNAEKSLELIGGFIRQLLQDGKIPIGMGGEHLVSWPVMKEVAAVHKDLAIIHMDAHTDLRVEYEGEPLSHSTPIRKIAEHIGPHNVYSFGIRSGMKEEFEWAKANGMEIAKFEVLEPLKKVLPKLEGRPVYVTIDIDVLDPAHAPGTGTVDCGGITSRELLTSIHAIANSGVNVVGFDLVEVAPIYDSSEQTANTASKLIREMLLGWVK from the coding sequence ATGAGATTTGATGAAGCTTACAGCGGCAACGTGTTTATTAAAAGCAAGCAAGATTACAAGAGTGCGCAAGCCGTTATTTATGGAATGCCGATGGACTGGACAGTAAGCTACCGTCCAGGTTCTCGCTTCGGCCCACAACGTATCCGTGAAGTATCGATCGGCTTGGAAGAGTATAGCCCTTACCTTGATCGTGATTTGGACGAGGTGAATTATTTTGACGCAGGCGATATTCCGCTTCCTTTTGGCAATGCTGAAAAGAGTTTGGAGTTAATCGGCGGTTTTATTCGTCAGTTGCTGCAAGATGGAAAAATTCCAATAGGAATGGGCGGGGAGCACTTAGTGTCTTGGCCAGTCATGAAAGAAGTGGCTGCCGTTCACAAAGACCTTGCAATCATTCACATGGATGCTCACACAGATCTTCGCGTGGAGTATGAGGGAGAACCTCTTTCGCACTCGACACCCATTCGTAAAATCGCTGAACACATCGGACCGCACAACGTCTATTCATTCGGAATTCGTTCTGGAATGAAAGAAGAGTTCGAGTGGGCAAAAGCAAATGGGATGGAAATTGCGAAGTTCGAAGTTCTTGAACCTTTGAAAAAAGTCCTGCCGAAACTTGAAGGACGTCCGGTTTACGTAACGATTGATATCGATGTCTTAGACCCAGCGCATGCTCCAGGAACAGGAACAGTAGACTGCGGTGGAATCACGAGCCGCGAGCTTCTAACATCGATTCATGCGATTGCGAATTCAGGCGTCAACGTCGTTGGCTTTGACTTAGTAGAAGTCGCACCGATCTATGACTCATCCGAACAAACAGCCAACACAGCTTCAAAATTAATTCGTGAAATGTTATTAGGTTGGGTGAAATAA
- a CDS encoding cob(I)yrinic acid a,c-diamide adenosyltransferase, which yields MKIYTKTGDKGQTSLIGARADKDDLRIETYGTIDEANSFIGKAVTELDPSIFKDILQDLEAIQHELFDCGGDLAVVTKTRHYKLTDEPIAVLETRIDVLMEEGPALERFILPGGTPAAATLHIARTVARRAERQMVSLMKEQDDVPVIVQKYLNRLSDYLFAAARVVNARSNVRDVEYIRGAKVFHTEKE from the coding sequence ATGAAAATTTACACGAAAACAGGGGATAAAGGACAAACAAGTCTGATCGGCGCGCGCGCTGATAAAGATGACCTGCGCATAGAAACTTACGGAACCATCGATGAAGCCAACTCTTTCATCGGAAAAGCCGTCACTGAGTTAGACCCGTCGATTTTTAAAGATATCCTACAAGACCTCGAAGCTATCCAGCATGAACTGTTTGATTGTGGAGGCGATCTGGCAGTAGTGACAAAAACGCGTCATTACAAACTAACAGATGAACCTATTGCAGTTTTAGAAACACGAATTGATGTACTGATGGAAGAAGGTCCCGCTTTAGAACGCTTCATTTTACCAGGTGGAACTCCAGCGGCTGCCACGCTTCACATTGCCCGCACTGTCGCTCGTCGAGCAGAGCGCCAGATGGTGAGCTTGATGAAAGAGCAAGACGATGTGCCAGTCATTGTTCAAAAGTATTTAAACCGCTTGTCCGACTATTTGTTCGCAGCAGCCCGTGTCGTCAACGCGCGTTCAAATGTTCGCGATGTGGAATACATTCGCGGTGCGAAAGTGTTTCACACTGAAAAAGAATAG
- the speE gene encoding spermidine synthase, whose protein sequence is MSGNWYTEKQTENFGITMKINKTLHVEQTEWQFLEMAKTAEWGNMLFLDGMVMTSQKDEFVYHEMVAHVPLFTHPNPENVLVVGGGDGGVIREVMKHPKVKKATLVDIDGKVIEYSKKYLPEIAGELDNPRVEVIVGDGFMHIAKSENEYDVIMVDSTEPMGPAVDLFTKGFYAGIHKALKEDGLFVAQSDNPWFKADLIKQVQSDVKEIFPITKLYTANIPTYPSGLWCFTIGSKKHDPLTVPAEQFHEIETKYYTKELHSAAFVLPKFVKDLAGE, encoded by the coding sequence ATGAGCGGGAATTGGTATACAGAAAAGCAGACTGAAAACTTTGGGATTACGATGAAAATAAATAAAACGTTACACGTTGAACAGACGGAGTGGCAGTTCTTAGAGATGGCAAAAACAGCTGAGTGGGGCAACATGTTGTTCCTAGATGGCATGGTCATGACGTCTCAAAAAGACGAGTTTGTCTATCACGAGATGGTAGCACACGTGCCCCTTTTCACACACCCGAATCCAGAAAACGTACTAGTTGTCGGAGGCGGTGACGGAGGCGTTATCCGTGAAGTGATGAAGCATCCGAAAGTAAAGAAAGCAACGTTAGTTGATATAGATGGAAAAGTAATTGAATACTCGAAAAAATACTTACCTGAAATTGCAGGAGAGCTCGACAATCCACGGGTAGAAGTAATCGTTGGTGATGGCTTCATGCACATTGCAAAATCAGAAAATGAATACGACGTAATCATGGTCGATTCTACAGAGCCTATGGGACCAGCAGTAGATCTTTTCACAAAAGGTTTCTATGCAGGCATTCACAAGGCATTGAAAGAAGACGGCTTGTTCGTAGCACAATCTGATAACCCATGGTTCAAAGCTGACTTGATCAAACAAGTACAAAGCGATGTGAAGGAAATCTTCCCAATCACAAAGCTTTACACAGCGAACATTCCGACGTACCCTTCAGGTCTATGGTGCTTCACAATTGGTTCGAAAAAGCATGATCCACTGACAGTTCCAGCAGAGCAATTCCACGAAATCGAGACGAAGTACTACACGAAAGAGCTTCACTCAGCAGCTTTCGTCTTGCCAAAATTCGTGAAAGACCTTGCAGGTGAATAA